The region CTCACAGCCAACCAGCAAACTCTCAGGCTTGAGAACACTAGATGGAGCAGGAGGGCCCTCAAGAAGAGAACAATCCCTCTTTCTGACACTTGAGGTTCTGGTCAGCTTAGCCACCAATTTGTCCCTCACTTGCACCTCACATGTCTTTCCAATCTTACCGATAACCATGTCACACCTTCCTTTGCCACACATCTCTGAGCCCAAATGTCACTTTTACCTTAGTCAGGAACCCTACCCTAAGGCCTACCTGCCAGCTTCCTTGCCCAAACCTTGCCCCGCAGCACATGCCTCTGAACTAATCTGACCAGGCTATCTAAGCCAAAGTAGGGAGTCCATCATACCTTGGCACACACAGGGCACACCAGCTTCGACTTGTACTGGCCCTGAAACAGGTCCACGATAAAAGAGTCATTCCTCATCTTGTGCCGCTGCCATGCTTCTTCAGCTACCACCTGAGAAGCAGAGTGATGAGAACCAAGAAGACCTGGGGGCTGGGATGCACATGAGACATGCCCATCCTCTACCTCTGACCCTAACCTCATCAGGTCGCCCATCTGAGTCCACGGTCTCTGTGTAGGGCTTGTTCTGGATGCGATTCAGGTCCTCGTGCAGCCCATCCAGCAGGAAAGCCATGAATTCCTGGGCATCGTGCTGAGCATAGCCTGTGAACTGGCTGGCCTTGCTTGCTACAATGGCCTGGATGCAGGAGCCAAGGTGTGAGCATGAAGCCCTACCGCCCACTGCACACCCAGCTAGCTGGCCCTCCCTACCCTCTCCAGCCAAGGGTGGTAGTGGCCACAGATCACCTTCAACTTGGAAGGTTGAAAGGCATGGTGGGTGCCCTTCCATAGTGCCCGAAGCAGTACAGCAAAGCCGATAGCCAGACGCCCGCCAGTCCCCAGCGGATTGTTGTAGTTGATCTCAGCCTCAAAGGAACGATCTAGGAAAAGCAGCCAAGCAGAAGTATGAGGAGCAAAGACACCACCTCTGCCCATACCCCACCCAGGCTTCAGGCCCTGCCCTCACCATGGAAGAAGTCCCGGAGTTCCCGAGTGTTGGACAGAGACTGAATGACGCTGTTCATGAAGCAGGTATTGCCTAAATTGACAAGGCCAGTGAAGCCTGGCAGACAcaccttcttctcttcctcttcctcttcctccacacTATCTCCACTCACTGGGCTGTGTGGCATGGGTGGTACCATACATGTAGGCTTGGGCTATGGAAACAAAGGGAACATGAGAAAACAGCCTCAAGGCTCTCAAGCCTCCATTCTTGGCCCTTCCCACCCCAAAATTCTCACTGAAGCCAGGTGTGGCTCTGGCTTTGGGGCTACATGTTCCATGGGGGTGCGAGCTGTCACACTGTCTAGCCCAGTGTCCTCAGATCGAGCCTTGGGTTTGTCCTTCTCCACAGCCCGGGCTTCCTCCTGGCCTGTCAGGGCGTGGGGGGCACCTCCTGGTGGGGTTGGATCCAGAGGGGTTGGACCTGTCGGCACCGCAACCTTTGCACCACCCACTGCACCTTAAAAAGGGGGAATGAGAGGGCTGGTGGTTAGCAGCATGTGGCAGGGGATAGGGTCCTGTTGATGTAGGGCTGGGGAATGAAAGGAGCTCGTGTGCAGACCTCGTGCAGCTGGAGCCTCCAGGCCCCCCCAGCGCTGACTCTGCCGCTTACGGAGGCAGATGTCGATTCGAGAGGCCGTGAAACAGAAGGTGCACTGCTCTGGCTCAATCAGGTTCCTGTGGGAAAAGGCTGAACTCAGGGACTCAGGTGCAGTGGGCATCAAGCTAGATGGGCCAGGGAGATGGAGCCCAGGGTGGGACAGGTACAGTGGTGGAGCCGGGCACCACCCACCTGAGCTTCACCTGCCAACGGAAGATGGTGTGGGGCCCACAGCCCGGGTGTAGCCTCAGGAAGTTTCCATCCCTGCAGAGGCAGAGCAGGGCAagagaaaagacaagagaaagaataTGAGACATGCTGTCCCACCAGAGGCACACTATCTGCCCCAACATTTCCGGCCCACTCACTCACCTTGTCTGGAAGATGAGCGTGAAGTCCTGCTCACGGAAAAGTACTCGAGAGGTGTCCCTGCAGATCTCCTTCACATACACGTGCACCACCACAGAGTCTGGCCCCTTCTCATATGAGTCATTCTTGACAAATGCCAGGTTCACCATAGACTCAGGCTCTATATTGAGACCATGGCTCAGCACCACCCAGAACAGGTTCCAGTCTGTAGCTAGTCTACTCCCTACCTGCCCACCAAACTTGCAACCCAACCTAGGGCTCTGCCcgcccacccccaaccccacctttACCATCCACCAGGGTTGCAGCATCTGCTGCCACTGCCATCTCCTCCTTGCCACGATCATCTTTCCCAAGGTCTTTGCTCCGGACCAAGACTGGAGAGACTGGATCATTCCTGGGGGACACTGCCTTCTCTCCTGCCAAAAGGGCTAAATTCTCCTCTGAGCCCAGGAGGCAGGTTTGGGCGTTCAACGGTGGTACAAGAAGCTGTTCCTCAGCCTCAATCTGTTCATGGCAAGATTGTGGGCAGGATCAGCCCTGAGTCTGACAGGTGGCCCCCACTCTAGTCCATACCCTTCCCACCTCCTACCACCCAAAAAGATACCTAGCTCTCACCTGGGTGGCCGGGTCATCCAGGAAGGGTGGAGCATCACCCTGGGGTCCAGGGCCATCCCTGGACCCTTCCCCCTCTGGCCCTCTGCAGAGATGCACAGCCCTCTTGGCGCTGGGCCCTGCCTGGGACCCGGGGCCAGCCCCCGAGCCTACCTCACCACGGCCCTGGGCCCGCTTCTGGTTCCGGGCCTCTTGCTTAGCCCGGCGGGGCTCAGGGCCTGGCTCCAGGGCAATGTGAGACAACTCCTGCCCATTCTCCTGGCACCGCAGTCCTGGCACCAACTCCTGGGGCCCTAGAGGTTTTTTCTGTCAAAGATACAGCAGTCAGGCCCTGTTGACCATACTGGGTATCCCCACCCTACCCTGTACTGGAACTCACCAGGAGAGAGGGCCACGTGAGCAAAGGCACCTTCTTGGGCAGTGCCAGTTGCAGGAGGCCACCCTTGCGGGCCTGCACTTTGGTGCAAGAACTTTCAATCTCAGCATAGAACACACCACCCCACTGCCGACCACCTGGAGACAGAGTGGGGTCAGTGAGCTGGTGGGGAAGCATTAGAGGATTCAAATATACTACTGTGGGCAGGGCTGATGGACGCACCTGGAAGCCGCACCACACAGTCTGTGTCTGTAAAAGCAGCATCCACCTCTTCCAGCCGCAGGGGACCTGCTCCCACACGAAGCTTAACAATCACTTCATCTGCACTCTGCCTCCAGTCGAGCAACAACTCTGTAGAGGAAGTGGCAAAGAAATCAAAAGCTCCTGATGGAGATAAGCAGGGAATAAGAGACCCAGTTCTAATGGAACTACTCCAGATGGGAGCTAAATTCCCAGTACCCTTGCCCTCCTCTAGCACCCAAAAGGCCCATTCATTACTCACCCTCTTTGGTCTGCTCCTCTCGAGGAGTAGACATTGATCCTGATGACAAAGGAAAGAATGAGGAGACAACAATTGAGGCAACCTCCAGGACCCTACCACCCCACAAAGTACCATCCTCTGGATCTCAGCCAATTACCCAGACTTCAAAGCTGAGGCTCTCCCTAGCCTGCCATGAGTCCTTCTCTCTGCATCAGACCAGAACAGAAGGAATAGCAAAAAAAGTCATCTCTCCAACCCCCAATCTGTATGCCCAGTGAgagggcaagaagagaaggccaTGAGCACTCTGGGAATGCTACTCCCACCTTTCCTAGGATCTCCATCCTTGCTCTCCTGGTTTGCTCGATCCTTCTGCTTCTTTTTACAAGTGGCCTCCTCCAGTCCTGGAGGCCCTCTCCTTGGGCCTGTAGCACTGGCCCCACCAGACATCTTGAGCCGCTTGGTTGACAGCCAGAGTGCCCCAGGGTCGGCAACAGTGTCTGGGTCAGGGCTGCGGCGCTTTCTTCCTGACCCAGCTATCTTGGCAACTCTTTGTGGCCAAATTCTCCAGCAAGGAACCGACAGCCTGATAAAAAAGAACCAGTGATCACTGCCAAGGCCCAACAACTTGCTCCTTGGCAACGGCCAGGGCTTGGGAACCCAGGACACTCCTAATGCTATAGAGCAAAATCTCCTCATCGCCAGAAGTAACCCTGGACACTGTCAGGTTATTCTAAAGAGGGAATAAATATTATAAGTAGCAGCAACTACTTCTGGCAAAACCTCCTAGACACCTACCAAACAGACCCACAAAGCTGGAAGCCTCACTAAGGAGGTATCAGGTCAAGGCAGTCATGGCCTGGGACCAGGCTCCTCCACTAATCTGGAGAAGAGCCATGGCTTCAGCCCACAAGGCTGGCACTCTAAGCAAGGTGCTCATTTTTCCTTCACTCTCACTGGCTGCTTAGTCACCATTAGAGAAGTAGGAGGTGGAGAATGAAGGTAGGAAAGGAGGAGACAATCAAGCAGCAGGAGATACAGGCCTAGCCCAGGTGCTGCCACTGCCCAGAAAAGGTCCCAGCAAAAGTGCCTCACCAGCCTCCTGCCAACTCCTACTCTCATCATGAACCTGCTCCTGTGTACTGCTTGGTCTTTCTTCATCCCAAGAGAGATTCCTCTCCCCAGCTGCTGTCCCAAGCAGAGAAGGGCTGCAAAGGGTATCTAGATGTCACACTACTTCTTCAGTAGCAACCTTGCTCCAGTGCTAAGACAGGATGGGCACCCAGTTTGAGACTGGAACAGACATCACAACCTTCCTTCCCAGGTTCCTTCAGTCAACAGCTCTGAGCCACAAGGACTTGCTACCCAGGTTCCCACGGACTCCTGCCAGCAGATTCTGCGCCGTTTGTCCATCCAAAGTGAAGTTCTCAAAACCAAATACTGAGACAAGGGTGGCGATGAACCATGGAACTTAACAATCAGGATCAGGATCCCTGACAGCCTCAAGCCCAGCCAGAGCCAGTAAGTAGCGAGAGTGACTAGTCTGTGTTCTGCTGACtgtatgggggagggggaaggagtggTAGGATACCCTTCTACAGGTCAGATGTGGTACTTGTGGGCTGGATCTTTAACGACGGCAAATCCAGAGCTAAAGGGTGGACAACTGCCACCGCCGCCTCCTCCTTGCACCCAGGCCCCAGCTTAAGGTTTCGCCCGTCCCTCATGCTTTGGGGACGTCGAGGCAAGAAAGGGGCTGTCTAGGAATCTGAGCCGGCCTGATATGACTGCGCGGGGTTAACTGACCACAGACCAGCACCCTGGCCGGGCTGCGACCCAGCTCCAGCCTCCGAACCCTGAGCCCGCCaccaccttctccaggaagccgCCTTTACTGCCTGCCAGTCCTCTCTCTGAGGCAGGAGGCCGGCCACAGGCAAAGCGTAACGGCCCCGCCGGCATCGGTGGGCCTGACACGCCACAGGACTCGAGGAGTCAGGGCTGGCACGGCCCGTGACCTTGAACAGGCCGCTTCGGGCCCGCGTCGCAGCTCCACCGCTCTGGCCAAAGCGGCGAGTTACGGCCCGCCCCACTCACCCAGctagaccgccgccgccagccctCTTCGGGCCCTGGCAACCCGTTCTCGGTTCCGGTTCCGGCGTCAGGTCGGTTCCGGTTCCGGCGCGCCCCTCCCCCGTCCCGgcgccgccaccgccaccgccaccgccttAGCCGCTTGTTTTGTTTCGACTTTTAGTTACAGCCGCGGGAGGCGGAGCGCCGAGCTGGTGATGCATTTCCGGCGGGAGCGGGCTCACAGCTCCGGGCAGCTCCGGGGCGGGCCTAAGCCGAGGAAGGCGGGGCTCCGGTGCCTTGGCCTAGCGGGGCCCTGCTGGTAGCAGCCTGGATGTTTATACAGACACCCTGCCGCCCAAATCAGAGTCCAGACAACATAGTGGGGGTTCACACTAGTTTATTAGGGGCCCTGCCAAGCCAAGAGCTCTTTAATGTATAGCAGACGTGTGTGGGGCCGGGCTGCGAACAGGATAGGCCATGGGCAGAGGTTACTGGCAAGTATTGTAGATCTGGACCTGCAGGTTGATAGCTTGAAGCACACTGCGCATCCTGGCCTCCAGCCCGTCCAGCTGAGCTGCCTTGCCCTCCAGGGCCCGTTCATTCTCCTCATAGGTGCCCTCCAGTTCTAGAATGTGAAGGTCTCAGCTTAGGGGTCCCACTCCCACAGTCCCACGTGTCTGGTGCCCACCTGCCCCACTCCTCACCCTGTAGCCGCTGCAGTTTGTC is a window of Microcebus murinus isolate Inina chromosome 1, M.murinus_Inina_mat1.0, whole genome shotgun sequence DNA encoding:
- the USP19 gene encoding ubiquitin carboxyl-terminal hydrolase 19 isoform X5 translates to MSGGASATGPRRGPPGLEEATCKKKQKDRANQESKDGDPRKGSMSTPREEQTKEELLLDWRQSADEVIVKLRVGAGPLRLEEVDAAFTDTDCVVRLPGGRQWGGVFYAEIESSCTKVQARKGGLLQLALPKKVPLLTWPSLLKKPLGPQELVPGLRCQENGQELSHIALEPGPEPRRAKQEARNQKRAQGRGEVGSGAGPGSQAGPSAKRAVHLCRGPEGEGSRDGPGPQGDAPPFLDDPATQIEAEEQLLVPPLNAQTCLLGSEENLALLAGEKAVSPRNDPVSPVLVRSKDLGKDDRGKEEMAVAADAATLVDGKEPESMVNLAFVKNDSYEKGPDSVVVHVYVKEICRDTSRVLFREQDFTLIFQTRDGNFLRLHPGCGPHTIFRWQVKLRNLIEPEQCTFCFTASRIDICLRKRQSQRWGGLEAPAARVGGAKVAVPTGPTPLDPTPPGGAPHALTGQEEARAVEKDKPKARSEDTGLDSVTARTPMEHVAPKPEPHLASPKPTCMVPPMPHSPVSGDSVEEEEEEEKKVCLPGFTGLVNLGNTCFMNSVIQSLSNTRELRDFFHDRSFEAEINYNNPLGTGGRLAIGFAVLLRALWKGTHHAFQPSKLKAIVASKASQFTGYAQHDAQEFMAFLLDGLHEDLNRIQNKPYTETVDSDGRPDEVVAEEAWQRHKMRNDSFIVDLFQGQYKSKLVCPVCAKVSITFDPFLYLPVPLPQKQKVLPIFYFAREPHSKPIKFLVSVSKENSSASEVLDSLSQSVHVKPENLRLAEVIKNRFHRVFLPSHSLDTVSSSDMLLCFELLSPELAKERVVVLEVQQRPQVPSIPISKCAACQRKQQSEDEKLKRCTRCYRVGYCNQLCQKTHWPDHKGLCRPENIGYPFLVSVPASRLTYARLAQLLEGYARYSVSVFQPPFQPGRMALESQGPGCTTLLSTNSLEAGDSERDSIQPPELQLVTPVAEGDTGPRVWGAPDRGPVPSTSGISSEMLASGPIEVGSLPACERVSRPEAAVPGYQHPSEAMNAHTPQFFIYKIDASNREQRLEDKGETPLELGDDCSLALVWRNNERLQEFVLVASKELECAEDPGSAGEAARAGHFTLDQCLNLFTRPEVLAPEEAWYCPQCKQHREASKQLLLWRLPNVLIVQLKRFSFRSFIWRDKINDLVEFPVRNLDLSKFCIGQKEEQLPSYDLYAVINHYGGMIGGHYTACARLPNDRSSQRSDVGWRLFDDSTVTTVDESQVVTRYAYVLFYRRRNSPVERPPRAGHSEHHPDLGPAAEAVVSQGLGPGQAPEVAPTRTAPERFAPPVDRPAPTYSNMEEVD
- the USP19 gene encoding ubiquitin carboxyl-terminal hydrolase 19 isoform X3 codes for the protein MSGGASATGPRRGPPGLEEATCKKKQKDRANQESKDGDPRKGSMSTPREEQTKEELLLDWRQSADEVIVKLRVGAGPLRLEEVDAAFTDTDCVVRLPGGRQWGGVFYAEIESSCTKVQARKGGLLQLALPKKVPLLTWPSLLKKPLGPQELVPGLRCQENGQELSHIALEPGPEPRRAKQEARNQKRAQGRGEVGSGAGPGSQAGPSAKRAVHLCRGPEGEGSRDGPGPQGDAPPFLDDPATQIEAEEQLLVPPLNAQTCLLGSEENLALLAGEKAVSPRNDPVSPVLVRSKDLGKDDRGKEEMAVAADAATLVDEPESMVNLAFVKNDSYEKGPDSVVVHVYVKEICRDTSRVLFREQDFTLIFQTRDGNFLRLHPGCGPHTIFRWQVKLRNLIEPEQCTFCFTASRIDICLRKRQSQRWGGLEAPAARVGGAKVAVPTGPTPLDPTPPGGAPHALTGQEEARAVEKDKPKARSEDTGLDSVTARTPMEHVAPKPEPHLASPKPTCMVPPMPHSPVSGDSVEEEEEEEKKVCLPGFTGLVNLGNTCFMNSVIQSLSNTRELRDFFHDRSFEAEINYNNPLGTGGRLAIGFAVLLRALWKGTHHAFQPSKLKAIVASKASQFTGYAQHDAQEFMAFLLDGLHEDLNRIQNKPYTETVDSDGRPDEVVAEEAWQRHKMRNDSFIVDLFQGQYKSKLVCPVCAKVSITFDPFLYLPVPLPQKQKVLPIFYFAREPHSKPIKFLVSVSKENSSASEVLDSLSQSVHVKPENLRLAEVIKNRFHRVFLPSHSLDTVSSSDMLLCFELLSPELAKERVVVLEVQQRPQVPSIPISKCAACQRKQQSEDEKLKRCTRCYRVGYCNQLCQKTHWPDHKGLCRPENIGYPFLVSVPASRLTYARLAQLLEGYARYSVSVFQPPFQPGRMALESQGPGCTTLLSTNSLEAGDSERDSIQPPELQLVTPVAEGDTGPRVWGAPDRGPVPSTSGISSEMLASGPIEVGSLPACERVSRPEAAVPGYQHPSEAMNAHTPQFFIYKIDASNREQRLEDKGETPLELGDDCSLALVWRNNERLQEFVLVASKELECAEDPGSAGEAARAGHFTLDQCLNLFTRPEVLAPEEAWYCPQCKQHREASKQLLLWRLPNVLIVQLKRFSFRSFIWRDKINDLVEFPVRNLDLSKFCIGQKEEQLPSYDLYAVINHYGGMIGGHYTACARLPNDRSSQRSDVGWRLFDDSTVTTVDESQVVTRYAYVLFYRRRNSPVERPPRAGHSEHHPDLGPAAEAVVSQASRIWQELEAEEEPVPEGPEPLGPWGPQDWVGPPPRGPTTPDEGCLRYFVLGTVAALVALVLNVFYPLVSQTRWR